The sequence below is a genomic window from Sphingobacterium sp. ML3W.
AATATTTTATCATAAAGTTGTCGTCACAATATGTGTTGTGACATTAATATGATTTTTTGTCTAAATGGAATAAAAAGATGTCTATTTGAAGGATTAATATTCATAAAAATATATCGTATTTCGAATTTTTTAATACTTATTTTTGAAAAAAAAGAGTTATGATTTTTGATAATCTAAAAAAAGTGAAAGCTTTTGTATTGGATGTAGACGGTGTATTAACTGATGGTCGAGTACTTGTAAATGAAGATGGGCATCAGATGCGATCTTTCAATATTAAGGATGGATATGTATTGCAGTTGGCTGTTAAGCGGGGTTATCCGGTCATCATTATTACAGGAGGAAATTCGAAAGGTGTAGTAAAGAGGCTAGAAGGACTAGGAATCAAAGAAGTTCATTCTGGGATTTCTAATAAAATGGAGAAGCTAAAAGAAATATTGGAACGCTATAATTTAGAATTTGAAGATATTCTCTATATGGGGGATGATATGCCTGATTTGCCATGTATGCAATTTGCGGGTTTGGCTACCTGTCCTTCTGATGCTATCGAGGAGGTTAAAAAAGTTTGTCACTATATATCGCCTGTAGCAGGTGGCTTTGGTGCTGTTCGCGATGTGATGGAAAAAGTCCTGAAAATACAGGGAAGATGGGAACTGGATCATGAAATTAGAAGCATTTAGATGATGGTGAATTTAATTGATAAACATATCATATTGGGATCTCAGTCTCCAAGACGAAGTCAATTATTAAGTGAGTTGGGATTGAAATTCGAAGTTATTGTTCGTGAGACCGATGAAGTGGTTGATGCGCTATT
It includes:
- a CDS encoding KdsC family phosphatase; this translates as MIFDNLKKVKAFVLDVDGVLTDGRVLVNEDGHQMRSFNIKDGYVLQLAVKRGYPVIIITGGNSKGVVKRLEGLGIKEVHSGISNKMEKLKEILERYNLEFEDILYMGDDMPDLPCMQFAGLATCPSDAIEEVKKVCHYISPVAGGFGAVRDVMEKVLKIQGRWELDHEIRSI